The DNA region TCTTCAACGGTTGAAGCTTTCTTGCCAAGGTAGATCATCGTACCTGCCAGCAGGTGCGTGATTTCCATCGCATCGTCAGGTCCGTTTCCCTGCAGCCCGTCGATGCTCTCTTTCACCTCAAGCCAGTTACCAACAGCGTACCCGAGCGGCTGCTCCATATTGGTGAGATAGGCGATGGTTTCTTTGCCAAACTGTTCGCCAATACCGACCAGCGTTTCAGCGAGGCGGATGGCATCCTCTTTTTTCTTCATAAATGCGCCCGATCCAAATTTCACATCCAGCACCAGCGCATCAATTCCTTCAGCCAGTTTTTTGCTCATAATGCTCCCGGCAATCAGCGGAATCGATTCCACCGTTGCAGTCACATCGCGAAGAGCGTACAGCCTTTTATCAGCCGGGGCGATCTCTTCTGTCTGCCCCGCAAGCACCATCTGCTCTTGTTCCAGGATTTCCCGGTATCGCTCAAGGGTGATATCAACGGTGAATCCCGGAATGGATTCCAGCTTATCGAGAGTTCCGCCGGTGTGCCCCAGTCCGCGTCCGGAAATCATGGGAACGGGAACGCCGCATGACGCCACAATGGGGGCAAGAATCAGCGACAATTTATCTCCAACGCCGCCGGTGGAATGTTTATCAACTTTTACGCCGGGAATATCGCTCAGATCAAGCACGATACCGCTGTGCAGCATGGAGCGGGTTAAAGCCGCCGCCTCCTCATCGTTCAACCCGTTCAGAAATGACGCCATCAAAAAAGCGCTCATCTGGTAATCGGGCAGCCGGTCTTCCGTATAAGCTTTTATTAAATCCTGAATTTCCCCATCCGTGAGTTCAAGTCCATCTCTTTTTTTGCGAATCAGTGATACCGGGTTGATATCTTTTACGCTCATATCGTTCATTTCATTCGAGTTTTATGCACTACGGAAAGGTAGTATTTCTGATGATTAAAAAAGAATGAAGAATAGCACCAGTCACGCTTCCTGAATATGCTCAAAACCTTAGTTCGCTTCTAAAATCAGGACCTCAAATTTCCCCCCTTAATAGAGGCTATGAGAAAATTGTTTTCCAAAGAAAATGCACGTAAATAA from Rhodohalobacter sp. SW132 includes:
- a CDS encoding thymidine phosphorylase; translation: MNDMSVKDINPVSLIRKKRDGLELTDGEIQDLIKAYTEDRLPDYQMSAFLMASFLNGLNDEEAAALTRSMLHSGIVLDLSDIPGVKVDKHSTGGVGDKLSLILAPIVASCGVPVPMISGRGLGHTGGTLDKLESIPGFTVDITLERYREILEQEQMVLAGQTEEIAPADKRLYALRDVTATVESIPLIAGSIMSKKLAEGIDALVLDVKFGSGAFMKKKEDAIRLAETLVGIGEQFGKETIAYLTNMEQPLGYAVGNWLEVKESIDGLQGNGPDDAMEITHLLAGTMIYLGKKASTVEEGIEKSRASVKDGSAFKKWVSIVKAHDGDTGVIENPETYPKADHIEPVISSKSGYIKEMDAFAMGMVSLELGAGRRAKDDDVDPAAGFLLHKKVGDYIEENETLAELHTNKKSMIPECKDEMIRAITLSETSPEKITQIANRVDKDGVHDYITR